A single Sphingomonas sp. IW22 DNA region contains:
- a CDS encoding HAD family hydrolase, translated as MVRLAIYDMDKTITRDATWTRFLIAGARRRAPWRLALLPVAGAMALGHPLRLVDRARLKGLTQRLMLGRRIPADTMRDLVAAFAGTIERDQVMAQARARIAADHADGYRLVLATASYRFYAEAIAARLGFDTVIGTEVRRDAAGDVLSGVAGDNCYGPAKRRMVEAWLDQQGIDRRHAHIRFYSDHVSDAPMLEAADEPFVVNPHPPLKRMAAARGWPILDWR; from the coding sequence ATGGTGCGTTTGGCGATCTATGACATGGACAAAACGATCACGCGCGACGCGACGTGGACGCGTTTCCTGATCGCAGGCGCGCGTCGTCGCGCGCCGTGGCGACTGGCGCTGCTGCCCGTCGCCGGCGCGATGGCGTTGGGTCACCCGCTGCGGTTGGTCGACCGTGCGCGGCTGAAGGGGCTGACCCAGCGTCTGATGCTGGGGCGGCGCATTCCCGCCGATACGATGCGTGATCTGGTCGCGGCCTTTGCCGGCACGATCGAGCGCGATCAGGTGATGGCTCAGGCGCGCGCGCGGATCGCGGCCGATCATGCCGATGGCTATCGCCTGGTTCTGGCGACCGCATCCTATCGTTTCTATGCAGAGGCGATTGCCGCGCGGCTGGGCTTCGACACGGTGATCGGTACCGAAGTGCGGCGCGATGCGGCGGGCGATGTGTTGAGCGGGGTGGCCGGCGACAATTGCTATGGCCCCGCCAAACGGCGCATGGTGGAGGCGTGGCTGGACCAGCAGGGCATCGACCGTCGGCACGCGCATATCCGTTTCTATAGCGATCATGTCAGCGATGCCCCCATGCTGGAGGCCGCCGACGAGCCGTTCGTGGTGAACCCGCACCCGCCGCTCAAGCGGATGGCGGCGGCGCGGGGATGGCCGATCCTGGACTGGCGCTGA
- a CDS encoding ABC transporter ATP-binding protein has protein sequence MSELTPGRDGEPIIRVSGIRNAFGDQVVHDNLDLEVRRGEILGVVGGSGTGKSVLMRSIIGLQHPVDGNIEVFGEPTIGREETEAVDVRKRWGVLFQGGALFSTLTVAENVQVPLREFYPGLSQALLAEIANYKVVMTGLPAEAGPKYPSELSGGMKKRAGLARALALDPELLFLDEPTAGLDPIGAAAFDELTKSLQRSLGLTVFLITHDLDTLHAICDRVAVLADKKVIAVGTIPELLALDHPWIQEYFNGPRGRAAVASAERAGAAPDVATPSPSPAPARSDMR, from the coding sequence ATGAGCGAGCTTACGCCCGGCCGCGACGGCGAACCCATCATTCGCGTCAGCGGCATTCGCAACGCGTTCGGCGATCAGGTCGTCCACGACAATCTCGACCTCGAAGTGCGGCGGGGCGAGATACTGGGCGTGGTGGGCGGATCGGGCACCGGCAAATCGGTGCTGATGCGCTCGATCATCGGCCTTCAGCACCCCGTCGACGGCAATATCGAGGTTTTTGGCGAACCGACCATCGGCCGTGAAGAAACCGAAGCGGTCGACGTGCGCAAGCGCTGGGGCGTGCTGTTTCAGGGTGGCGCCCTGTTCTCCACCCTGACCGTCGCCGAAAATGTGCAGGTGCCGCTGCGCGAATTCTATCCCGGCCTGTCACAGGCGCTGCTGGCCGAAATCGCGAATTACAAGGTGGTCATGACCGGACTGCCGGCCGAGGCCGGGCCGAAATACCCCTCCGAATTGTCGGGCGGCATGAAGAAGCGCGCGGGTCTGGCGCGCGCGCTGGCGCTGGATCCCGAATTGCTGTTTCTGGACGAACCGACTGCGGGCCTGGATCCCATCGGCGCGGCGGCGTTTGACGAGTTGACCAAGTCGCTCCAACGGTCACTGGGCCTGACGGTGTTCCTGATCACCCACGATCTGGACACGCTGCACGCCATTTGCGACCGGGTGGCGGTGCTGGCCGACAAGAAGGTGATCGCCGTCGGCACGATCCCCGAATTGCTGGCGCTCGACCACCCGTGGATTCAGGAATATTTCAACGGCCCGCGCGGTCGTGCTGCCGTCGCCAGCGCCGAACGCGCCGGTGCGGCCCCGGATGTCGCCACCCCTTCCCCCTCCCCGGCGCCCGCGCGCTCGGACATGAGGTAA
- a CDS encoding ABC transporter permease → MTGQADFVRDGAGGDTIRFTGDLSLARLGDMPERLEAQEAARTLDLSQIERIDTVGAWVVHRFARDNGAEITGLSEQAERLMEQVVDADRPLAVPPRPLPSGLRVLDEVGAATAVAGRTLLGLLGFMGATAIAFANVVRHPSRFRFNATVHRFEVVGVSALGIVGLMSFLIGIVIAQQGAVQLRQFGAEVFTINLIGRITLRELGVLMTAIMVAGRSGSAFAAQLGTMKLTEEIDAMRTIGVSPMEALVLPRVLSAVMLMPLLGFYASLVAIIGGGLLCWISLDIPPITFIQRIREVVPITDLYVGLVKAPVFGAIIAMSGCFQGMLVESDAEQVGLRTTSAVVQAIFLVIVLDAFFAVFFTWIGWI, encoded by the coding sequence ATGACGGGACAGGCCGATTTTGTCCGCGACGGCGCGGGCGGCGATACGATCCGCTTCACGGGCGACCTGTCGCTCGCGCGGTTGGGCGACATGCCCGAACGGCTGGAAGCACAGGAGGCGGCGCGCACGCTCGACCTGTCGCAGATCGAGCGAATCGACACGGTGGGCGCATGGGTCGTCCACCGCTTCGCCCGCGACAACGGCGCCGAAATCACCGGATTGAGCGAACAGGCCGAACGGCTGATGGAACAGGTGGTCGACGCCGACCGCCCGCTGGCCGTCCCGCCCCGCCCGCTGCCCTCCGGCCTGCGCGTGCTGGACGAGGTCGGCGCCGCGACCGCGGTGGCGGGCCGCACGCTGCTGGGCCTGTTGGGCTTCATGGGCGCGACCGCGATCGCCTTTGCCAATGTCGTGCGCCATCCCAGCCGCTTCCGCTTCAACGCGACGGTTCACCGGTTCGAAGTGGTCGGCGTCTCCGCGCTCGGCATCGTCGGGCTGATGAGTTTCCTGATCGGCATCGTCATCGCGCAACAAGGCGCGGTACAGTTGCGCCAATTCGGGGCCGAGGTGTTCACGATCAACCTGATCGGGCGCATCACGCTTCGCGAACTGGGCGTGCTGATGACGGCGATCATGGTCGCGGGCCGATCGGGCTCGGCCTTTGCCGCGCAGCTCGGCACGATGAAGCTGACCGAGGAAATCGACGCCATGCGCACCATCGGCGTCAGCCCCATGGAGGCGCTGGTGCTGCCCCGCGTGCTGTCGGCCGTGATGCTGATGCCGCTTCTGGGCTTTTACGCGTCGCTGGTCGCGATCATTGGCGGTGGGCTGCTGTGCTGGATCAGCCTGGACATTCCGCCCATCACCTTCATCCAGCGCATCCGCGAAGTGGTGCCGATCACCGACCTGTATGTCGGCCTGGTCAAGGCACCGGTGTTCGGCGCGATCATCGCCATGTCGGGCTGTTTTCAGGGGATGCTGGTCGAAAGCGACGCCGAACAGGTCGGCCTGCGCACCACCAGCGCGGTGGTGCAGGCGATCTTCCTCGTCATCGTCCTCGACGCTTTCTTTGCGGTCTTCTTCACCTGGATCGGCTGGATATGA